The DNA window ATAAAGTGGATGGCATATTGctgacaagtaaaaaaaatcaaataataaaaagcagaCCCTCACCTTCTCAAAATGAAGCTGCAAACCAAGAGCAACAATCAGATAATCATAAGAGATCTGCAATTGGGAACGAAGGTCACCTCATTAAATATGACAACAAATGCTTGCACGCTGAACAACTTTACAGCCTTAGTAACACAAACATACCTCAGACCCATCATCAGTGCGCACGGTGTTTGCATCCGGGTTTATTTCCTCAACTTTAGATTTCACCAGCTTGACACCTGATGGCATAACACTTGATGTGGGCCTTCCCGATGTAGCTAAACTTTTAGCACCGGCCCCAACCAGAGTCCACAGGGGCTGGTAGTAATGCATCTGaagagtcaaataaaaaagatttgcatgatagtaaaataaaaaaaatcttaagaATAATTATTTTCAGTCATGAGTTGTACTTGCCTCACTAGGTTCCACTACTGCCACATTCTCAGCTCCCAGCATCCTCTTCATGCGTGCACTCATTGCAATTCCTCCACTTCCTCCCCCTAGCACCAACATTTTGTAATGCTGTTTTGCAGAGGAACGACTGCTTGTGTGAAGACGAGAGGCGCAAAAGCCCACAGAACCACGGAAAGCAGCCATCCTGTTCCAATGAAGACAATGACATATCATTTGATGCATGTATAAGGCCAAGGTTAGAAGTTAGCCACATCTCAGCTAATGCAAGGGTCGTTGATGGCGACGTCATTCGTGACATGACAttcaatttcacaaaattgtcGCATTTTAACAGTTTGCCACTCCTTATTGTGTGGCTCCGAGATAATGCGCAATAACATTTATACCGATAAGCAGGCAGGTACACGCCGAAATTGAGGTTGACTAGAAAAAGCTTGTATCATACTTACATTGGCATGAGGTACCTACGTTTGCTACAATCGGTTGTCGGCCACGATCTACACAGTATTTACGTCACGTCGGGTTTGAGCGTTCCAAAATGAACTTTCAACACTTCCCCTGACTGGCACCAGGGTCACGCCCCCTCAAGTTATCGACCAATCAGATGCGACACCGGCATATAAATGTGGGAAGTGGTCTCGTATTACTGGGTCCTCATTTTACCATTGCAAAATCTTAAAAAATGTACACTCATCAATGTGATACTAAGTGAATGAAATACATGAGACACAATCAAGTCATGTGTTTATCCATCTATGACAGCAGTgttagttttcattttctacGTTTGACCACAGGTTCACTTTACATAGCAGAGGCAAATAATTTAACATGAACGACCACATATTTGTCGTATCGTGTGTTTATTCCAACTGTTCTCATCTCTGGGTGTTTATTGGACACCTTcaacacaaaatcaaatgtcttaaaaaaaacaaaaaacaaggaattaTTACAAAGGGACAATGCAATGTGAACATCACAGAGCACACTTGCAGGAGTAGAATTTGGGACAAGTCCTGGCGTGATAAGGATTTAACGTTTCCTTCTCTTCTATGCATTCCAGATATCCCTCCATATCTGATCTCGTTCACAGAACAGGTCGAGGCTGTTGGGTGAGCAGAAGTCCGAAGCGTTTTTTCAGGGTCACCCGGTGTCGAGAGAACTTGTCGTCTGGGGAGAAGCGGGCTGGGTGGGCCGAGCAGGTAGGCTGGCCATTGGGTGCCACTTTCTGTCAATCGGGAACAAAACAAGGTTAGTTAATTACAATTTTAAGAAACAGCCCAGTGATAAATTGACCTGAAACTGGTCTGAGAAGAAATATTAAGGGATTCAAAATAACACTAACAACAGGCTCCAGAGATTTGACTGGGTAATGCTAGCTGCTAATAATATGACGAAAAACAACATACCTTCAAAGTGTAGACTCTGTCCCCATTATCGTCGAGGTAAATTTGCAAGAACATGTCGCCAGTCAGCAAAGGACTAATAACAAACAGCAGGGACAACAGCAAATTTCCCTTATATTAGTCCGCACACTGCGAATCGTACCACGTTTTTCAAGCAGATTAAAAACAAGAGCGGATTTCCGGTTTGAAGCCCTACGGCGCTAAGCATTCTGGGAAAGGGAGTTTTTTTAGAATCGAATTTCGTTTCATCGGGGAATGATCactgaaaaacatttattctTGTACAGTGATGCTCTATACTGGTTAATATACTgttcaaatgcaaatgattttataatctaaaaataaatgagggTTATTTGATTTtcgtataaaaataaacactaaaTTTAAAATACAGCTCGATTGTCTTGTATTTGCAACAAGTAATGGAAAGCCTAACGAAAgtcttattttcaatttttatttctacaacaaaaatagaataagACGCCAAAGGAGAAACTTATTCCCGGAAGTTGTCACCTTAAGTATATCAAATACTGACCAGAAGACAAGATAGCACAAACAACatttattgcaaaaaaattgtctaaaaaaagttttccttcatttgcctgaataaattcaaatttttgcTACCTTATTGTtattctgctttttttgttcaagtgaatactgtatataacaaTACACATCAtttctcaaaataaattgcagcTCCTCCTCCAGGCTTTGATACAAACAAACTTTGCTTTTCCATTGCTGCTCTTCGTGGGTCAGGGAGGTAGTAAGCTTTCCTTACTGCTTGCAAGAAAGACTGGACTTTGTCCCTGTGAACCATGGACACAGCGCAGCCGCCCCAACCTGCTCCTGTCAGACGGGAGCCTACAGCACCCGATTTCCTGTCagtatggcaaaaaaaaaaaatctgtgaggACATTTACTGATATGTTCTGATGACTTCTTCATCCGATCTATAGAAAATGCATACTCAAGACCTCTATTGTATTTTGGAGATTAGGTCAGACTTTATACTCACAGGCAAATGTCCACCAATTGGTCCAGTTCAGGGCAGCTGCACTCATAAAGATCTCTGCAGCTCGCGTGGCTTTGGTTCATCAAGTCACCCAGTAACTGCATCGAATCGCTAGGTGCACAGTCACACACGTTCTTGAAGCGTAGCACACGTGCTGCTTCGCCGTATACATGCTTGGCTCGCTGGTATAGCTTGAACTGAGTTACTatgagtgacaaaaaaaataaaaagtaagaAATCAAATTCATGCTTGTCTTTGTTGCATTCTTTCTGCTGTTTATTTGCTCACCGTGTTGAGTATTAGCACTAAGCAACTCTGTGGAGAACTGCTGGGAGGTGATTCCCAAAATCTTACAGATCTCATCTCGGCTGTACGGTTCAGGATGTAGGACTTCCTCCACCAGTGCCAGCATCTCTTCCAGAGATGCATTTATCTCTGTCGGCACCTGGGCCAGCTTCAAAAACTCTTTCTGGTTCAAACCTTTAGCTTGGGCCAGCAACTGTGCTCACAATAACAcaagcaaatgtttgttggCTTTCCACACATCCGAGATGTTTTTCagattcttaaaaaaattagACCTTCCCTTGACATCATACCTTTGTCGCGATCCGACAATCCACCACACGGCTGTTGTAATGAGAAGATGCCGCTTTATTCATCTCCACACATGAGTTGGAAATTACAAATACAGCACTGTCAGGGAGTGGGACATCAGTGGTCCTCAAAGGTCCAAATTCAATCAGTTTTGCCTGTTGGAGGGcacatcacacaaaaaaattctattGAGTGGACCTGCTATATTTATTCATGAGAGTGAAGACTTTTTACATACAGTTTCTTTCTCTGCCAGGATTGAGATGGACTGGTCCATGCCGCCTCCCTCGGTGCCAATGTAGCTCTCACATTTGGTACATGTCTCTGCGAGATCTACCTGAAATACAAAGATGATGTTTGTTAAGCACGTCTGCTGGTTATCATAGTATTCTGGAATGATTCGATTATGGATTACTTTGGAGAGGGACTTCTGATTTGCCTCCATTGTTATGAGTCCAGCACAACAAACCAGAGCACTAGAACTGGACAGGCCGGAGCTTGGAGGAACGTTTCCGTCGATGACACATGACATTCCCTGTAAACGTGCGATCCCAAACTTCTCCTATTGTGAACACAAGAGGTTTAATTTGTGAAATTTGGACCTTTTGTTTATATTGCGCAGTCTGATCAAGGTTCATATGTCATACCTGAATGCCTttaactccacacaggaaataataataccactttgggttatttttgtcaataacAATTTCCTCTGAGGTGGACACTGTGATATTGCtgcagaataaaaacagacatatttcatatttattatCCCGTCTATGATGGTCATGTATACTACCCACATATGGAAAGGTTTAAAGTCCCACCTGTAGAGAGGATTAATATTAGATAGTTGGATCGTCCCTGAATTATTTAACGAGACGGCAGCAAGAATATTCTGTTCAATTGCCATCGGAAGCACAGAGAAGCCACAATAATCAATGTGCTCTCCTgtaatataaaagaaaatgagggAAACAAGCAGAATTTAATGTCAACCATAAAACAAAGACATACTGGGATCAAagcatatttaatttttttttatccaatgTTATACagtgttttttaattatatcatTCAATAGAGTTCATTACATTCTGCATTGAAGTTAGTTACCTATGAGATTGACTCTTCCAGGTGCACATGCATAGAAGAGAGGTGATCCTCCATACTGTCtttcaaaagtatttttcaaGTTTTGCAGCCTAAATATAAAGAAAGCAAACATCATTTCCTTA is part of the Syngnathus acus chromosome 6, fSynAcu1.2, whole genome shotgun sequence genome and encodes:
- the nop10 gene encoding H/ACA ribonucleoprotein complex subunit 3, translating into MFLQIYLDDNGDRVYTLKKVAPNGQPTCSAHPARFSPDDKFSRHRVTLKKRFGLLLTQQPRPVL
- the galk2 gene encoding N-acetylgalactosamine kinase, with protein sequence MATNPPKFKVSVVDDERLQNLKNTFERQYGGSPLFYACAPGRVNLIGEHIDYCGFSVLPMAIEQNILAAVSLNNSGTIQLSNINPLYSNITVSTSEEIVIDKNNPKWYYYFLCGVKGIQEKFGIARLQGMSCVIDGNVPPSSGLSSSSALVCCAGLITMEANQKSLSKVDLAETCTKCESYIGTEGGGMDQSISILAEKETAKLIEFGPLRTTDVPLPDSAVFVISNSCVEMNKAASSHYNSRVVDCRIATKLLAQAKGLNQKEFLKLAQVPTEINASLEEMLALVEEVLHPEPYSRDEICKILGITSQQFSTELLSANTQHVTQFKLYQRAKHVYGEAARVLRFKNVCDCAPSDSMQLLGDLMNQSHASCRDLYECSCPELDQLVDICLKSGAVGSRLTGAGWGGCAVSMVHRDKVQSFLQAVRKAYYLPDPRRAAMEKQSLFVSKPGGGAAIYFEK